The following proteins are co-located in the Eleginops maclovinus isolate JMC-PN-2008 ecotype Puerto Natales chromosome 1, JC_Emac_rtc_rv5, whole genome shotgun sequence genome:
- the tnnc1a gene encoding troponin C type 1a (slow) — translation MNDIYKAAVEQLTDEQKNEFKAAFDIFVQDAEDGCISTKELGKVMRMLGQNPTPEELQEMIDEVDEDGSGTVDFDEFLVMMVRCMKDDSKGKSEEELAELFRMFDKNADGYIDLDELKMMLESTGEAITEDDIEELMKDGDKNNDGKIDYDEFLEFMKGVE, via the exons ATGAACGACATCTACAAGGCAGCG GTCGAGCAGCTGACAGACGAACAGAAAAATG AGTTCAAGGCCGCCTTTGACATCTTTGTGCAAGATGCAGAGGACGGCTGCATCAGCACCAAGGAGCTAGGGAAGGTTATGAGGATGCTAGGCCAGAACCCCACaccagaggagctgcaggagatgATTGACGAGGTGGATGAAGACG ggAGCGGCACGGTGGACTTTGATGAGTTCCTGGTGATGATGGTGAGGTGCATGAAGGACGACAGCAAAGGGAAGTCAGAAGAAGAACTGGCAGAGCTGTTTCGCATGTTTGACAA AAACGCAGATGGTTACATTGACCTGGACGAGCTGAAAATGATGCTAGAATCTACAGGAGAGGCAATTACTGAGGACGACATTGAGGAGCTGATGAAAGATGGGGACAAGAACAACGATGGCAAAATTGACTACGATG AGTTCTTGGAGTTCATGAAAGGAGTGGAGTAA